Proteins encoded by one window of Paenibacillus urinalis:
- a CDS encoding cupin domain-containing protein, translating into MKTNPVLQSPSLNLSGDSNAVTTYKRDAHNYITQMFAEQMPAIETGFFSAHMSKNIIVQPHWHTNVNELVYVISGEVVTSVFDPFTQKLMSYRLRPGQVSMFPKGWFHWIVSMKDNTHFLTIFDEPTPDIVYGSDFLRFTPKEIMNLAYCVDEQKYAEAALPIQESVILGPPPGCKKAKSSSQGKNSTHRTMNHTPEPVAQGNNIPAQGVFHQSSYGPHGYSDDDYEWVKASPYNYYYPHSSSHYQP; encoded by the coding sequence ATGAAGACCAATCCAGTCTTACAATCTCCATCCCTCAATCTTAGCGGGGATTCCAATGCAGTCACTACTTATAAGAGAGATGCGCATAATTACATTACACAAATGTTTGCAGAGCAAATGCCTGCGATCGAAACCGGTTTTTTCAGTGCACATATGAGCAAGAATATCATCGTTCAGCCTCATTGGCACACGAACGTTAATGAGCTGGTGTATGTCATTAGCGGAGAAGTCGTAACCTCCGTGTTTGATCCTTTTACACAGAAGCTGATGTCCTATCGGCTGAGGCCCGGTCAGGTCTCCATGTTTCCTAAAGGTTGGTTCCACTGGATCGTGTCCATGAAGGACAATACACATTTCCTTACGATCTTTGATGAACCGACACCTGACATTGTTTACGGCTCTGACTTCCTTCGGTTCACACCGAAAGAAATTATGAATCTTGCTTACTGTGTAGATGAACAAAAATATGCGGAAGCGGCCCTACCTATTCAAGAATCTGTTATCCTTGGTCCACCGCCTGGCTGTAAAAAAGCAAAGAGCAGCTCGCAAGGAAAGAACAGCACGCATCGGACTATGAATCACACACCAGAACCGGTTGCACAAGGGAATAACATCCCTGCTCAAGGTGTTTTTCATCAATCAAGTTATGGTCCTCATGGATATTCGGACGATGATTACGAATGGGTCAAGGCCAGTCCGTATAATTATTATTATCCTCACAGCTCTTCACACTATCAGCCGTAG
- a CDS encoding class I SAM-dependent methyltransferase — MKQNKYDESSFFNEYSRMPRSTGGLEAAGEWPELRRMLPDLKDKSVLDLGCGYGWHCRYAEEQGATYVLGIDISEKMLERARLLTDHEHIEYRRAAIEDLSVDDDSFEVVLSSLAIHYIEDFEHLCHKVHQLLSPGGHFVFSVEHPMFTALEAQDFYYDNSGTKLHWPVDNYHLEGIREANFLGHTVMKYHRTVASYVNGLLSAGFQLTRLSELKPTSEMLSSNPAYEEELRRPMFMLISAVKER; from the coding sequence ATGAAGCAAAATAAATATGATGAATCGTCCTTTTTCAACGAATACAGCCGCATGCCCCGCTCGACCGGTGGATTGGAGGCCGCTGGGGAATGGCCCGAGCTGAGACGAATGCTCCCAGATCTTAAGGACAAATCCGTCCTTGATTTAGGCTGTGGTTACGGCTGGCATTGTCGCTATGCTGAAGAACAAGGAGCTACCTATGTACTTGGAATTGATATATCGGAGAAAATGCTGGAACGTGCAAGACTTCTGACTGATCACGAGCATATTGAATATAGAAGAGCTGCCATTGAAGATCTGAGTGTGGATGACGACTCATTTGAGGTGGTACTCAGCTCGCTGGCAATCCACTATATTGAAGACTTTGAGCACTTGTGTCATAAAGTACATCAGTTACTGTCGCCTGGTGGTCATTTTGTTTTCTCCGTGGAGCATCCGATGTTTACAGCACTGGAAGCCCAAGATTTCTATTATGATAACTCCGGCACTAAATTACACTGGCCTGTTGACAACTACCACCTGGAGGGAATTCGGGAAGCTAATTTTCTAGGTCATACGGTAATGAAATATCATCGTACCGTTGCCAGCTACGTAAATGGGCTCTTGTCTGCAGGCTTTCAGCTGACTCGTTTATCCGAGCTGAAGCCGACATCCGAGATGCTAAGCTCCAACCCAGCATACGAAGAAGAGCTGAGGAGACCTATGTTTATGCTTATATCTGCGGTTAAGGAACGCTGA
- a CDS encoding carbohydrate ABC transporter permease, translated as MAATAKKPTYKKESLGSRIFNIVNYTLLALIALACLLPFINVLASSFASTQELVEKKFVLFPTTFSLDAYKYIFSTSTIFQGLAVSIGTTIVGTAVSMLLTALMAYGLSRKYLYGRSFINFIVVFSMLFSGGMIPTFLIVKAVGLIDSYWSLILPVAINAFNLIIMRNFFQALPDSLEESAKIDGANDFRILGSIMLPLALPSIATLSLFYGVTYWNTYTNAILYLTDSDKWPLQVLLRQIVIVSSGMEGDSSAVDIIPPAQTIKMAVIVVATLPMLIAYPFVQKHFTKGALLGAVKG; from the coding sequence ATGGCTGCAACTGCCAAGAAACCCACCTATAAAAAAGAGTCCCTTGGAAGCCGTATATTTAATATCGTCAATTATACGCTTCTTGCTCTGATCGCACTGGCTTGTCTGCTTCCCTTCATTAATGTACTCGCAAGCTCATTTGCATCTACACAGGAGCTGGTTGAGAAGAAGTTCGTGTTATTCCCTACGACCTTCTCCCTGGATGCATACAAGTACATCTTCTCGACCTCGACGATCTTCCAAGGTCTAGCGGTATCGATTGGTACGACGATCGTGGGAACGGCCGTAAGCATGCTCCTGACTGCGCTGATGGCTTATGGCTTGTCCCGCAAATATTTATATGGAAGAAGCTTCATTAATTTCATTGTTGTATTCTCCATGCTGTTCAGCGGTGGTATGATTCCTACCTTTCTGATTGTCAAAGCCGTCGGGTTGATTGATTCATATTGGTCCTTGATCCTCCCCGTTGCTATCAATGCATTTAACCTCATTATTATGAGAAACTTCTTCCAAGCACTGCCGGATAGCCTTGAGGAATCTGCCAAGATCGACGGAGCGAATGATTTCCGAATTCTAGGGAGCATTATGCTGCCGCTCGCCCTTCCGTCGATTGCTACGCTGTCCTTGTTCTATGGGGTTACCTACTGGAATACCTACACGAATGCGATTCTGTACCTGACGGATTCGGACAAATGGCCTTTGCAGGTCCTTCTAAGACAAATTGTTATCGTCTCCAGCGGTATGGAAGGCGACAGCTCTGCGGTAGATATTATCCCGCCGGCGCAGACCATCAAGATGGCCGTCATCGTTGTGGCTACACTTCCAATGCTGATTGCTTATCCGTTCGTACAGAAGCATTTTACCAAAGGCGCACTGCTTGGTGCTGTAAAAGGATAG
- a CDS encoding AraC family transcriptional regulator has translation MRKSKTFYNIFIPVLILSLGLVISFGSYIYVSTTNSVVERISDSQQSLISQIRNTLEQKIQTIEYAFNTYSTTKSFTDVINNPLTEQEFQTYQEVNSQLNYIASLGLDGVQYSLISLKQDWSIANGSLSRLTGEEKRELYNKYISEKSEDLFWVKTADGIQFVHTLPVFSNNKQAIALSSISLKTLNNTLQSQPDTPVYILNKQGELLYSADTEHPQLTDVQIKQIMDAVSSRPQTGKLAIPGDTQAEVNVIYAKSSYNNWTFVTLLDDKAVSEAMSATRIGIVVMGLIIMILIFIIAYFLSVYLSKPIRKIQRSLANSSEPMMKDEVDWIIRSIDSIVSEKESLEHLMEAEKPKLETQFVLNLLHNRLTPEEAWRSMSRFGYRVQEDKVYVTMLVQLDRYHDKQLSDKDVLLLAVNNLVQDIVPQEGRLLPVVMNERTQATILMFDGDSEQEIRKKIITYAKQIIRSSREYLRLPVSIGVSQCYTDLLKSREAGEMSIEALHHRLNLGKESIIFFDDISTVISGPMVLHYPAELETQLFDAIRLGDESAVLRSLYPLLADMMKHSKNPMNLEVTLMRFVNNLIQLEQHIGAEVLLTPDNANLYHRLLNIRNPEEIERILVDEVILPMVKCMKEKTNHQFRSIADRIASIIRAEYDQELSLESISERLHYSPNYLSSIFKKEYGMTFTEFLMNYRLDIARKWLVDTDMTIKDIAERLQYQNPQNFIRSFRKKEHVTPGAYRKMKLQA, from the coding sequence ATGAGAAAGAGCAAGACATTCTATAATATATTCATTCCTGTTCTCATCCTGAGCTTGGGACTCGTTATATCCTTTGGAAGTTATATTTATGTGTCGACTACTAACTCTGTCGTTGAACGAATTAGCGACAGTCAGCAAAGTCTGATCTCCCAGATTCGAAACACACTAGAGCAGAAGATTCAGACGATTGAATATGCCTTTAACACTTACAGTACAACCAAATCCTTCACTGATGTAATCAATAACCCGCTCACAGAGCAGGAATTCCAGACCTATCAGGAGGTAAATTCCCAGCTGAATTATATTGCTTCACTTGGGCTGGATGGTGTTCAGTATTCTCTCATTAGTCTGAAGCAAGACTGGAGCATTGCCAATGGCTCCTTATCCAGGCTGACAGGGGAAGAGAAAAGAGAATTGTACAATAAATATATAAGCGAAAAGAGCGAGGATCTATTCTGGGTAAAGACAGCGGACGGAATTCAATTTGTACATACCCTGCCCGTATTCTCGAACAATAAGCAAGCCATTGCGCTGTCTTCTATATCGTTAAAGACGCTCAATAACACACTGCAGTCACAGCCGGATACACCGGTTTATATTTTGAACAAGCAAGGTGAGCTCCTGTACTCGGCGGACACGGAACATCCTCAGCTGACTGATGTTCAGATCAAACAAATCATGGATGCAGTCTCCAGTCGGCCGCAAACAGGAAAGCTGGCGATCCCGGGCGATACGCAGGCAGAAGTGAATGTCATTTATGCCAAATCCTCGTATAATAACTGGACGTTTGTGACGCTGCTGGATGATAAAGCGGTTAGTGAAGCGATGTCTGCTACACGCATCGGTATCGTTGTCATGGGCTTAATCATCATGATATTAATTTTTATCATCGCTTACTTCTTGTCCGTGTATCTGTCTAAGCCGATTCGCAAGATCCAGCGCAGCTTAGCGAACAGCTCCGAACCGATGATGAAGGACGAGGTAGACTGGATCATCAGATCTATTGACTCAATCGTATCAGAGAAGGAAAGTCTGGAGCATTTAATGGAGGCGGAGAAGCCGAAGCTCGAAACACAGTTTGTACTTAATCTGCTGCATAACCGATTAACACCTGAAGAGGCTTGGCGCAGTATGTCACGCTTCGGATATCGAGTACAAGAGGACAAGGTGTATGTGACCATGCTCGTACAATTGGACCGCTATCATGATAAACAATTGTCAGATAAGGATGTTTTACTGCTTGCGGTAAACAATCTCGTACAGGACATCGTTCCCCAGGAAGGAAGACTGCTCCCGGTTGTTATGAATGAGCGTACGCAAGCTACGATCCTTATGTTCGACGGAGACAGCGAGCAGGAGATCCGTAAGAAGATTATCACCTACGCCAAACAGATCATCCGATCCTCACGAGAATATTTAAGACTGCCTGTCAGTATTGGGGTAAGTCAGTGTTATACCGATTTGCTTAAGAGCCGTGAAGCTGGCGAGATGAGCATTGAGGCCCTTCATCACAGACTTAATTTAGGAAAAGAGTCGATCATCTTCTTTGATGATATCTCGACGGTCATCTCAGGACCGATGGTTCTTCATTATCCAGCAGAGCTTGAGACACAGCTGTTTGATGCAATCCGGCTGGGTGATGAGAGTGCTGTTCTTCGCTCGCTGTACCCATTGCTGGCTGACATGATGAAGCACAGCAAGAACCCGATGAATCTGGAAGTGACACTGATGCGCTTCGTTAATAATTTGATTCAACTAGAACAGCACATTGGTGCTGAAGTACTCTTAACTCCGGATAACGCTAATTTGTACCACCGCTTATTGAATATTCGCAACCCGGAGGAGATTGAACGTATTCTGGTCGATGAAGTGATACTGCCCATGGTCAAATGCATGAAGGAGAAGACCAATCACCAATTCAGGTCGATCGCCGACCGCATTGCATCCATCATCCGAGCGGAATACGATCAGGAGTTGTCACTAGAATCCATCAGTGAAAGACTGCACTATAGTCCCAATTATCTGAGCAGCATCTTTAAGAAGGAATATGGCATGACGTTCACAGAATTCCTGATGAATTATCGACTAGATATCGCAAGAAAATGGCTGGTGGATACGGATATGACCATTAAAGACATTGCAGAGCGATTACAATATCAGAATCCTCAGAATTTTATTAGATCCTTCCGAAAGAAAGAGCATGTGACACCCGGAGCATATCGAAAAATGAAGCTGCAAGCATGA
- a CDS encoding ABC transporter permease — protein sequence MFQPFHFLKKYKLLYLMILPGFLFFVVFKYLPMGGLIISFQDYQPYLGIQGSPWVGFKHFIRLFTEPTFAMLLSNTLILFALELVVFFPLPIILALMLNEVRHKLFKSSIQTIIYIPHFMSWVIIVSITYVFLNVDGGVVNEIIAALGGQKISFLTSPEWLRPMYIGQIIWKEVGWSTIIYLAAITVVDTQLYEAAEMDGASRLRKIWHVTLPAIRPVIITLLILKIGNTLELGFEHMFLLLNSLNREVGEIFDTYVYTAGLKNGQLSFSTTVGLFKGLVGLILVMIANKLAKKFGEDGVY from the coding sequence ATGTTTCAACCCTTTCATTTTTTGAAGAAATACAAGCTGCTCTATTTAATGATTTTACCCGGATTTCTATTCTTTGTTGTATTTAAGTACTTGCCAATGGGCGGACTCATTATTTCCTTTCAGGATTATCAGCCCTATCTTGGTATTCAAGGGAGTCCTTGGGTCGGGTTCAAGCATTTCATCAGGTTGTTCACTGAACCGACATTCGCCATGCTCCTCAGCAACACCTTAATCTTATTTGCACTTGAGCTTGTCGTCTTCTTCCCATTACCTATTATACTTGCACTCATGCTGAACGAAGTCAGACACAAGCTGTTCAAGAGCTCGATTCAAACGATCATTTACATTCCGCATTTCATGTCATGGGTTATCATCGTCTCCATTACATATGTATTTCTGAATGTGGATGGCGGTGTTGTAAATGAGATCATTGCTGCATTAGGTGGTCAGAAGATCAGCTTCTTAACTTCACCGGAGTGGCTGCGTCCGATGTACATCGGTCAAATTATCTGGAAAGAAGTCGGCTGGTCTACCATTATCTATCTCGCAGCGATTACAGTGGTAGATACTCAGCTCTATGAAGCCGCTGAAATGGACGGTGCCAGCAGGCTCCGTAAGATTTGGCATGTCACTTTGCCGGCCATTCGTCCCGTGATCATTACACTGCTCATACTCAAGATCGGCAACACGCTTGAACTGGGATTTGAGCATATGTTCCTGCTCCTGAACTCACTCAATCGGGAGGTTGGGGAAATCTTTGATACTTATGTATATACTGCGGGTCTGAAGAATGGACAGCTCAGCTTCAGTACCACAGTAGGCTTGTTTAAAGGACTGGTAGGACTCATTCTCGTCATGATTGCCAATAAGCTGGCCAAGAAGTTTGGAGAAGACGGTGTGTATTAA